In the Drosophila biarmipes strain raj3 chromosome X, RU_DBia_V1.1, whole genome shotgun sequence genome, one interval contains:
- the LOC108023280 gene encoding protein ultraspiracle, protein MDNCDQDATFRLSHIKEEVKPDISQLNDSNNSSFSPKAESPGPFMQAMSMVHVLPGSNSVSSNNNNSGGDAQMAQAPNSAASAAVQQQQYPPNHPLSGSKHLCSICGDRASGKHYGVYSCEGCKGFFKRTVRKDLTYACRENRNCIIDKRQRNRCQYCRYQKCLTCGMKREAVQEERQRGARNAAGRLSASGGGSSGPGSVGGSSSGGGGGVGGLGGGSGGMGSGNGSDDYTTNSVSRDFSIERILEAEQRAETQSGDRALTFLRVGPYSTVQPDYKGAVSALCQVVNKQLFQMVEYARMMPHFAQVPLDDQVILLKAAWIELLIANVAWCSIGSLDDGGAGGGGGGGLGHDGSFERRSPGLQPQQLFLNQNFSYHRNSAIKAGVSAIFDRVLSELSVKMKRLNLDRRELSCLKAIILYNPDIRGIKNRAEIEMCREKVYACLDEHCRLEHPGDDGRFAQLLLRLPALRSISLKCQDHLFLFRITSDRPLEELFLEQLEAPPPPGLAMKLE, encoded by the coding sequence ATGGACAACTGCGACCAGGACGCAACCTTCCGGCTGAGCCACATCAAGGAGGAGGTCAAGCCGGACATCTCGCAGCTGaacgacagcaacaacagcagcttcTCGCCCAAGGCCGAGAGTCCCGGGCCCTTCATGCAGGCTATGTCCATGGTCCACGTGCTGCCCGGCTCCAACTCCGTCAGctccaacaacaacaacagcggcggGGACGCCCAGATGGCGCAGGCGCCCAATTCGGCCGCATCCGCTGccgtccagcagcagcagtatcCGCCAAACCATCCGCTGAGCGGCAGCAAGCACCTGTGCTCCATCTGCGGGGACCGGGCCAGCGGCAAGCACTACGGCGTGTACAGCTGCGAGGGCTGCAAGGGCTTCTTCAAGCGCACGGTGCGCAAAGATCTCACATACGCATGCCGCGAGAACCGCAACTGCATCATCGACAAGCGGCAGAGGAACCGCTGCCAGTACTGCCGCTACCAGAAGTGCCTCACCTGCGGCATGAAGCGCGAGGCGGTCCAGGAGGAGCGTCAACGCGGCGCCCGCAATGCGGCTGGCAGGCTGAGCGCCAGCGGTGGCGGCAGCAGCGGTCCAGGCTCGGTGGGCGGCTCCAGCTCaggaggcggcggaggagtCGGTGGTCTGGGCGGAGGATCTGGCGGCATGGGCAGCGGCAATGGCTCCGACGACTACACGACCAACAGCGTGTCCAGGGACTTCTCGATCGAGCGGATCCTGGAGGCCGAACAGCGCGCGGAGACCCAGAGCGGTGATCGGGCGCTGACCTTCCTGCGCGTCGGGCCCTACTCCACAGTACAGCCGGACTACAAGGGCGCCGTGTCCGCATTGTGCCAGGTGGTCAACAAGCAACTCTTCCAGATGGTCGAATACGCGCGCATGATGCCGCACTTCGCGCAGGTGCCGCTCGACGACCAGGTGATCCTGCTGAAGGCCGCCTGGATAGAGCTGCTCATCGCGAACGTGGCCTGGTGCAGCATCGGTTCGCTGGATGACGGCGGTGCCGGAGGCGGCGGGGGCGGTGGCCTCGGCCACGACGGCTCCTTCGAGCGGCGTTCGCCGGGACTGCAGCCACAGCAGCTGTTCCTCAACCAAAACTTCTCGTACCATCGCAACAGCGCGATCAAGGCCGGCGTCTCGGCCATCTTCGATCGCGTCCTATCCGAGCTGAGCGTAAAGATGAAGCGACTGAATCTGGACCGACGCGAGCTGTCCTGCCTGAAGGCGATCATACTGTACAACCCGGACATACGCGGGATCAAGAACCGGGCGGAGATAGAGATGTGCCGCGAGAAGGTGTACGCCTGCCTGGACGAGCACTGTCGCTTGGAGCATCCGGGCGACGACGGGCGCTTCGCGCAGCTCTTGTTGCGTCTGCCCGCGCTGCGATCGATCAGCCTGAAGTGCCAGGACCACCTGTTCCTCTTCCGCATCACCAGCGACCGGCCGCTGGAGGAGCTCTTCCTCGAACAGCTGGaggcgccgccgccgcccggCCTGGCGATGAAACTGGAGTAG
- the LOC108023281 gene encoding E3 ubiquitin-protein ligase RNF128, producing MSYNSVICTICSERYRPSENIFAGFCGHVFHEECLDRWREQSPTCPICRGEDLRYFQLYLDFEVAAPEGDAPQNGGGSGSGGGRNRSQGQSDSSGRSSSKSSPVSGTSDYAGIMREYENLLYETGVYQDEIEYLNERIGALTLRNSQLSGLPAELDSDAD from the exons GCGTGATCTGCACGATCTGCTCGGAGCGGTATCGCCCCTCGGAGAACATCTTCGCCGGCTTCTGTGGGCACGTGTTCCACGAGGAGTGCCTGGACCGCTGGCGGGAGCA ATCCCCAACTTGCCCCATTTGCCGCGGAGAAGATCTCAGATACTTCCAGCTCTATCTGGATTTTGAGGTGGCGGCGCCTGAAGGCGATGCGCCACAGAATGGGGGAGGCAGCGGGAGCGGCGGCGGGCGGAACCGGAGCCAAGGTCAGAGCGACAGCAgcggcagaagcagcagcaaaagcagcccCGTCAGCGGCACCAGCGATTATGCGGGCATCATGAGGGAGTACGAGAATCTGCTCTACGAGACGGGGGTGTACCAGGACGAGATCGAGTATCTGAACGAGCGGATCGGAGCACTCACGCTCCGCAACTCGCAGCTCAGCGGGTTGCCGGCAGAGTTGGATTCGGATGCCGATTAA